One window from the genome of Verrucomicrobiia bacterium encodes:
- a CDS encoding nucleoside monophosphate kinase, giving the protein MKYRTVLLFGAPGSGKGTQGKVLANIPGFFHCACGDIFRNLKVDSDLGRVFVHYSSKGQLVPDDATIRLWRDFIETSTKIGRFHPEKNLLVLDGIPRNITQAKILRDVLDVRAMFWLKTRDFEALVRRIQRRALKENRLDDMNLEVIRSRMETYENETQPLVDYYGKKLVHRVTSDQTPVEVCRDILAKIIRLGIQPRL; this is encoded by the coding sequence ATGAAATACCGCACCGTCCTGCTCTTTGGCGCGCCCGGCTCGGGCAAGGGCACGCAAGGCAAGGTGCTCGCCAACATTCCCGGCTTCTTCCACTGCGCGTGCGGTGACATCTTCCGCAATTTGAAGGTGGACAGCGATCTGGGCCGCGTGTTCGTGCATTATTCCAGCAAGGGCCAGCTCGTGCCCGACGACGCCACCATCCGGTTGTGGCGCGACTTCATTGAGACCAGCACGAAAATCGGGCGCTTTCATCCGGAGAAGAACCTGCTGGTGCTGGACGGCATCCCGCGCAACATCACGCAGGCGAAAATCCTGCGGGACGTGCTCGACGTGCGTGCGATGTTCTGGCTGAAGACCCGCGACTTCGAGGCGCTGGTCCGGCGCATTCAACGCCGCGCGCTGAAGGAAAACCGGCTGGACGACATGAACCTTGAAGTCATCCGCTCGCGCATGGAGACCTACGAGAACGAAACCCAGCCGCTCGTGGATTACTACGGCAAGAAGCTGGTGCACCGCGTCACCTCTGACCAGACACCCGTCGAGGTCTGCCGCGACATTCTCGCCAAAATCATCCGGCTGGGCATTCAGCCGCGCCTCTGA